From the genome of Impatiens glandulifera chromosome 9, dImpGla2.1, whole genome shotgun sequence, one region includes:
- the LOC124916563 gene encoding external alternative NAD(P)H-ubiquinone oxidoreductase B1, mitochondrial-like produces the protein MRIFSQLSKLINDHHSSYSKLLILLSVSGSGGLIAYSQSNKDGGNPRNIGQNQRDQKKKRIVVLGTGWAGISFLKDIDTSAYNVQVVSPRNYFAFTPLLPSVTCGTVEARSIVEPIRNIMKKRSGEFAFWEAECLAIDSRNKRIHCRSNIKENLVGSNDFSLEYDYLIIALGAQVNTYDTPGVLEHCHFLKELEDAQMIRRSVIDCFEKAVLPDLSDEERRTNLHFVIVGGGPTGVEFAAELHDFFVEDVYKLYPSVRDLVKITIIQSGDHILNTFDARISSFAEQKFQRDGIHVITGSRVMSVSNDHLNMKTKADGKDFYVPHGMVVWSTGIGSRPVVKDFMKTVDQNNRRVLATDEWLRVTGCKDVYAIGDCATVTQRRVKEDILNIFESADEDNSGTLTVDEFRDATKDILIRYPQVQLYLKNNHITDATHLLKDKDGNEIKELTIEQFKTALCQVDSQTKSLPATAAVAAQQGEYLSSCFNRRKICELNPEGPRRFRSSGRHTFRPFCYKHLGQFAPLGGEQAAAELPGDWVSMGHSTQWLWYSVYASKQVSWRTRILVVSDWVRRFIFGRDSSGI, from the exons ATGAGGATTTTCTCACAGTTGAGCAAACTCATCAATGATCATCACTCTTCATATTCCAAGCTTCTCATTCTCCTCTCCGTAAG TGGCAGTGGGGGTCTTATTGCATACTCACAATCAAATAAAGATGGTGGAAATCCCAGAAATATTGGGCAGAATCAACGCGatcaaaaaaagaagagaattgtggTTCTCGGAACAGGATGGGCGGGTATTAGTTTTCTAAAAGACATTGATACATCAGCCTACAACGTTCAAGTGGTATCGCCTCGTAACTATTTTGCATTCACACCTTTGTTGCCTAGCGTAACATGTGGGACCGTTGAGGCTAGAAGTATTGTCGAGCCTATAAGAAACATTATGAAGAAG AGAAGTGGAGAATTTGCTTTTTGGGAGGCGGAATGTTTGGCGATCGATTCAAGGAACAAAAGAATCCATTGTCGATCTAATATAAAGGAGAATCTAGTAGGAAGTAACGATTTCTCTTTAGAATATGATTATTTGATTATTGCTCTTGGAGCTCAAGTAAACACCTATGACACTCCTGGTGTTCTTGAACACTGCCATTTTCTCAAG GAATTGGAGGATGCTCAAATGATACGTAGAAGTGTAATAGATTGTTTCGAAAAGGCTGTTCTTCCGGACCTAAGCGACGAAGAAAGAAGGACAAATCTTCATTTCGTCATTGTTGGTGGCGGTCCAACCGGAGTTGAATTTGCAGCTGAACTACATGATTTCTTCGTGGAAGATGTATATAAGTTATATCCTTCGGTAAGAGATTTGGTAAAGATAACAATTATTCAGTCAGGTGACCATATACTCAACAC GTTTGATGCAAGAATAAGTTCATTTGCTGAACAAAAATTCCAAAGAGATGGGATTCACGTTATCACAGGATCGCGAGTTATGAGTGTTTCCAATGATCATCTTAATATGAAAACGAAAGCAGATGGGAAAGATTTCTATGTACCCCATGGAATGGTGGTTTGGTCTACTGGAATCGGTAGTCGTCCCGTTGTTAAAGACTTCATGAAAACAGTTGACCAG AACAATAGAAGAGTTTTAGCGACGGATGAGTGGTTACGAGTAACGGGTTGCAAAGATGTCTATGCTATAGGTGATTGTGCTACAGTAACTCAACGAAGAGTTAAG gaAGACATCTTAAATATATTCGAGTCCGCAGACGAAGATAATTCGGGTACCCTAACAGTCGATGAATTTCGAGATGCTACAAAAGATATTCTTATAAGATACCCTCAAGTTCAACTTTATCTAAAGAACAATCATATAACCGACGCTACACATCTATTGAAAGATAAAGATGGAAACGAAATAAAGGAACTAACAATCGAACAATTTAAAACCGCGCTTTGTCAAGTCGATTCCCAAACAAAAAGTCTACCAGCAACCGCAGCG gTCGCGGCTCAACAAGGTGAATATCTTTCAAGTTGTTTCAACCGTAGGAAAATTTGCGAACTTAATCCAGAAGGGCCTCGTCGGTTTAGGAGCTCGGGTCGTCATACTTTTCGTCCATTTTg ttacaAGCATCTAGGGCAGTTTGCTCCATTGGGTGGAGAACAAGCAGCAGCAGAACTTCCGGGAGATTGGGTATCTATGGGACATAGCACACAATGGCTTTGGTATTCTGTATATGCAag CAAACAAGTCAGTTGGCGAACTAGGATCCTTGTTGTATCGGATTGGGTAAGAAGGTTCATTTTTGGGAGGGATTCGAGCGGTATTTGA